The following proteins are encoded in a genomic region of Enterocloster clostridioformis:
- the gmk gene encoding guanylate kinase — protein MNQQGILVVVSGFSGAGKGTLMKELLKRYDNYALSVSATTRQPREGEKDGEDYFFVSREYFQQMIEDGRLVEYAQYVNHYYGTPRDYVEKKMAEGKDVILEIEIQGALKVKKRFPDALLIFVTPPSAGELRRRLVGRGTETIEVINARLRRAAEEASGMEAYDYLLINDEIDACVEQMHQLITLQHSKTCYHLDFLSRMREELYHLDDRQ, from the coding sequence ATGAACCAGCAGGGAATTTTAGTGGTAGTATCCGGATTCTCCGGAGCAGGAAAGGGAACACTCATGAAAGAGCTGCTAAAGCGGTATGACAATTACGCATTGTCCGTATCCGCCACCACAAGGCAGCCCAGGGAAGGAGAAAAGGACGGGGAGGATTATTTCTTCGTCAGCAGGGAATATTTTCAGCAGATGATAGAGGACGGGCGTCTGGTGGAGTACGCTCAGTACGTGAACCATTACTATGGTACGCCCAGGGATTATGTGGAGAAGAAGATGGCAGAGGGAAAGGACGTGATTCTGGAGATTGAAATTCAGGGCGCCCTTAAGGTGAAGAAGCGTTTTCCCGACGCGCTGCTGATTTTTGTGACACCGCCCAGTGCCGGGGAGCTTCGCCGCCGTCTGGTAGGCAGGGGAACAGAGACCATAGAGGTCATAAATGCCAGGCTCCGCCGTGCGGCTGAGGAGGCGTCGGGCATGGAAGCCTATGATTACCTGCTGATTAACGACGAGATTGATGCATGCGTGGAGCAGATGCACCAGCTTATCACACTGCAGCACAGTAAGACCTGCTATCATTTGGACTTCCTGAGCAGGATGCGGGAAGAGCTTTATCACCTGGATGACAGACAGTAA
- the rnhA gene encoding ribonuclease HI, which produces MTKVQIYTDGSARGNPDGPGGYGTVLHFMDSSGQLHEKTMSGGYVRTTNNRMELMAAIVGLEALNRPCQVELYSDSKYLTDAFNQHWIDSWVTKGWNRGKSGPVKNIDLWKRLLKAKEPHQVKFIWVKGHAGHPENEKCDALATSAADGENLMTDQGLEA; this is translated from the coding sequence ATGACGAAAGTACAGATTTACACAGACGGTTCTGCCAGGGGAAATCCTGACGGTCCGGGCGGTTACGGGACAGTGCTTCATTTTATGGACAGCAGCGGCCAGCTTCATGAGAAGACTATGTCCGGCGGGTATGTACGCACCACCAACAACCGGATGGAGCTGATGGCTGCTATTGTAGGGCTGGAGGCGTTAAACAGGCCGTGCCAGGTGGAATTATATTCGGATTCCAAATACCTGACAGATGCGTTTAACCAGCATTGGATTGACAGCTGGGTGACAAAGGGGTGGAACAGGGGAAAAAGCGGGCCGGTTAAGAATATCGACCTCTGGAAACGCCTGCTAAAGGCAAAGGAACCCCACCAGGTAAAATTCATCTGGGTAAAAGGACATGCAGGCCATCCTGAAAATGAGAAATGCGATGCCCTGGCCACCTCTGCGGCAGATGGTGAGAATCTGATGACAGACCAGGGGCTGGAGGCATAA
- a CDS encoding Rqc2 family fibronectin-binding protein, producing the protein MAFDGITIANLVHEFKEALGGGRISKIAQPEKDELLIAIKNNKENYRLQISASASLPLIYLTDKNKPSPMTAPNFCMLLRKHIGSARIVDISQPGLERIIQFDLEHLDEMGDLCRKKLIVEIMGKHSNIIFCREDGTIIDSIKHVSAQVSSVREVLPGRAYFIPQTVAKENPLTVTQETFHQAVGSSSMSVQKALYNHLTGISPIMAEEICHLASIDSDYGASELSETELLHLYHTFSLVMEDVKEGNFAPAIVFDEGGPVEYAALPLTCYEGGAYHSQSFRSMSRLLEEYYASRDTITRIRQKSSDLRRIVQTSLERNYKKYDLQLKQLKDTEKREKYRIYGELLNTYGYELTGGEKSFTCLNYYTNEEITIPLDTQLSAKDNAKKHFDKYNKLKRTYEALTDLTKETKAEIDHLESISSALDIALAENDLVQIKEELTEYGYIKKRRSSDKKPKITSKPFHYISSDGFHIYVGKNNYQNEELTFKLATGNDWWFHAKGIPGSHVIVKAEGRTDLPDRLFEEAGSLAAYYSKGRDNDKVEIDYIQKKNIKKAAGAAPGFVIYHTNYSLVASPGCALNEVG; encoded by the coding sequence ATGGCATTTGACGGCATTACCATAGCAAACCTGGTTCATGAGTTCAAGGAAGCCCTTGGAGGCGGACGCATTTCTAAAATCGCCCAGCCTGAAAAGGACGAGCTTCTCATAGCCATTAAAAATAACAAGGAAAATTACCGTCTTCAGATATCGGCCAGCGCAAGTCTTCCCCTTATCTACCTGACGGACAAGAACAAACCCAGTCCCATGACAGCGCCTAATTTCTGCATGCTGCTGCGCAAGCACATCGGAAGCGCCAGAATCGTGGACATCAGCCAGCCCGGCTTAGAGCGCATCATCCAGTTCGATCTGGAGCACTTGGACGAGATGGGGGACCTGTGCCGCAAGAAACTGATTGTGGAAATCATGGGCAAGCACAGCAACATCATTTTCTGCAGAGAGGACGGCACTATCATCGACAGCATCAAGCATGTGTCCGCCCAGGTCAGCTCTGTCCGCGAGGTACTTCCGGGACGAGCCTACTTCATCCCCCAGACCGTTGCCAAAGAAAATCCGCTTACGGTCACTCAGGAGACCTTCCACCAGGCAGTAGGCTCCTCCTCCATGTCCGTCCAGAAAGCCCTGTACAACCATCTCACAGGCATCAGTCCCATTATGGCCGAGGAAATATGCCACCTGGCAAGCATTGACTCAGATTACGGCGCCTCAGAATTGTCTGAAACAGAACTTCTGCATCTTTACCACACCTTTTCCCTGGTGATGGAGGACGTGAAGGAAGGAAATTTTGCGCCGGCCATTGTCTTCGATGAAGGAGGCCCGGTAGAATACGCTGCCCTTCCCCTGACCTGTTACGAGGGCGGCGCTTACCACAGCCAGTCCTTCCGGTCCATGAGCCGTCTGCTGGAGGAGTACTATGCTTCCCGGGACACCATTACCAGGATCCGCCAAAAGTCCTCAGACCTGCGCCGGATAGTCCAGACATCCCTGGAACGCAACTACAAAAAATACGATTTGCAGCTGAAGCAGCTGAAAGACACTGAAAAGCGTGAAAAATACCGCATATACGGCGAACTCCTGAACACCTACGGCTATGAGCTCACCGGCGGCGAGAAATCCTTTACCTGTCTGAACTACTACACCAACGAGGAAATCACCATTCCCCTGGACACACAGCTGTCAGCAAAGGACAATGCCAAAAAGCACTTTGACAAATACAACAAATTAAAGCGCACCTATGAAGCGCTGACAGACCTGACAAAGGAGACCAAGGCGGAAATCGACCATCTGGAATCCATCAGCTCCGCTCTCGACATAGCCCTGGCTGAAAACGACCTGGTGCAGATTAAGGAAGAGCTGACGGAGTACGGATATATCAAAAAACGCCGTTCAAGCGATAAGAAGCCGAAAATCACCAGCAAGCCCTTCCACTACATTTCCTCCGACGGCTTCCACATTTACGTGGGAAAGAACAACTACCAGAATGAGGAACTCACCTTCAAGCTGGCAACAGGCAATGACTGGTGGTTCCACGCCAAAGGCATCCCCGGCTCCCATGTCATCGTAAAGGCAGAGGGCCGCACCGACCTTCCCGACCGTCTCTTTGAAGAAGCCGGCTCCCTGGCCGCCTACTATTCCAAAGGACGTGACAACGACAAGGTGGAAATCGACTACATCCAGAAAAAGAACATCAAAAAGGCAGCCGGAGCCGCGCCTGGATTCGTGATCTACCATACCAATTACTCTTTGGTGGCGTCGCCGGGGTGTGCGTTGAACGAGGTGGGGTGA
- the rpoZ gene encoding DNA-directed RNA polymerase subunit omega: protein MLHPSYTDLINVVNSDIEPGEQPVVQSRYSIVIAASRRARQLIAGEDPMVAGAAGKKPLSIAIDELYHQKVKILPEEETTEEEEQNA, encoded by the coding sequence ATGTTACATCCATCATACACCGATTTAATCAACGTAGTAAACAGCGATATTGAGCCCGGAGAACAGCCGGTGGTACAGAGCCGTTATTCCATCGTCATTGCAGCGTCCAGGCGCGCCAGACAGCTCATCGCGGGGGAGGACCCCATGGTTGCCGGAGCGGCAGGAAAGAAGCCGCTGTCCATTGCCATTGATGAACTGTATCACCAGAAGGTGAAAATCCTTCCGGAGGAAGAGACAACGGAAGAGGAAGAGCAGAACGCATAA
- the alaS gene encoding alanine--tRNA ligase yields MEENKVKEPQYRGVNELRRMFLEFFESKGHLAMKSFSLVPHNDNSLLLINSGMAPLKPYFTGQEIPPRKRVTTCQKCIRTGDIENIGKTARHGTFFEMLGNFSFGDYFKTEAIHWTWEFLTDVVGLDPDRLYPSVYLDDDEAFGIWNREIGIPAERIFKFGKEDNFWEHGSGPCGPCSEVYYDRGEAFGCGKPGCTVGCDCDRYIEVWNNVFTQFDNDGHGHYTELEHKNIDTGMGLERLAVVVQGVDSLFTVDTNKALLDRVCELAHTEYQKDHETDVSLRIVTDHVKSCTFMISDGIMPSNEGRGYVLRRLLRRAARHGRKLGIEGRFLAGLSETVIELSKDGYPELEEKQAMIFKVLSEEEEKFNKTIDQGLSILGEMEDEMQKTGNKCLSGANAFKLYDTYGFPLDLTKEILEERGCTVDEDGFAAAMKEQKEKARKARKTTNYMGADVTVYQSIDPSVTTEFIGYDRLTADSRVTVLTTEDELVQALTDGQKGTIIVEQTPFYGTMGGQQGDTGVISNENGSFKVEDTIHLQGGKVGHVGVMTKGMFQVGETVTLSVCAHNRALTCKNHSATHLLQKALRKVLGDHVEQAGSYVDAGRLRFDFTHFSAMTPDEIKKVEELVNQEIQASLPVVTQVMTLEEAKKTGAMALFGEKYGDKVRVVRMGDFSTELCGGTHVLNTGTIAYFKIISEAGIAAGVRRIEALTSEGLMKHYQEVEEELQEAARTAKTTPSALTSKIQSLLEEIKTLHSENEKLKSKLANDSLGDVMSQVKEVNGLKVLAAKVTGVDMNGMRNLGDQLKDKLGEGVIVLACEQDGKVNLMATATDSAQKKGAHAGNLIKAIAGLVGGGGGGRPNMAQAGGKNPAGIDDALKKAVETVEEQTK; encoded by the coding sequence ATGGAGGAAAATAAAGTGAAAGAACCACAGTACCGCGGCGTGAACGAGCTTCGCCGGATGTTCCTTGAATTTTTTGAGAGCAAGGGCCATCTGGCAATGAAGAGCTTTTCACTGGTGCCGCATAATGATAACAGCCTGCTTTTAATCAATTCCGGTATGGCTCCCCTGAAGCCATATTTCACAGGACAGGAGATTCCGCCCAGGAAGAGGGTTACCACCTGCCAGAAGTGTATCCGCACCGGTGACATTGAGAATATAGGAAAGACAGCCCGTCACGGCACCTTTTTCGAGATGCTGGGTAATTTCTCTTTTGGGGATTATTTTAAAACAGAAGCCATCCACTGGACCTGGGAATTTCTGACCGATGTGGTGGGACTGGACCCGGACAGGCTGTATCCCAGCGTGTACCTGGATGACGATGAGGCATTCGGCATCTGGAACAGGGAAATCGGGATTCCGGCTGAGCGCATCTTCAAGTTCGGCAAGGAGGACAACTTCTGGGAGCACGGCTCAGGCCCCTGCGGTCCTTGCTCAGAGGTATATTACGACAGAGGCGAGGCATTTGGCTGCGGAAAACCCGGATGTACGGTGGGCTGTGACTGCGACCGCTATATTGAGGTATGGAACAATGTATTTACCCAGTTCGACAATGACGGACATGGTCATTATACAGAGCTGGAGCATAAGAATATTGATACGGGCATGGGCCTGGAGCGTCTGGCTGTGGTGGTTCAGGGCGTTGACTCCCTGTTCACCGTTGACACCAACAAGGCGCTTTTGGACAGGGTCTGCGAGCTTGCGCATACAGAATATCAGAAGGACCACGAGACAGATGTGTCCCTGCGCATTGTTACAGACCATGTTAAGTCCTGTACCTTCATGATTTCAGACGGAATCATGCCGTCCAACGAGGGAAGGGGCTATGTGCTGCGCCGCCTCCTGCGCCGTGCTGCCCGCCATGGGAGAAAGCTGGGGATTGAAGGCAGGTTCCTGGCCGGTCTTTCCGAGACAGTCATCGAATTGTCCAAGGACGGCTATCCTGAGCTGGAAGAAAAGCAGGCCATGATTTTTAAGGTACTGTCCGAGGAAGAGGAAAAGTTCAACAAGACCATTGACCAGGGACTTAGCATCCTGGGTGAGATGGAGGATGAGATGCAGAAAACCGGAAATAAGTGTCTTTCCGGAGCCAATGCTTTCAAGCTGTATGACACCTATGGATTCCCTCTGGATCTCACCAAGGAAATTTTGGAAGAGAGAGGCTGCACCGTGGATGAGGACGGCTTTGCCGCAGCCATGAAGGAGCAGAAGGAAAAGGCCAGAAAGGCCCGCAAGACTACCAATTACATGGGGGCCGACGTGACTGTATACCAGTCCATCGATCCATCTGTTACCACTGAATTCATTGGTTATGACAGACTGACGGCTGATTCCAGGGTGACTGTACTGACCACGGAAGACGAGCTGGTACAGGCCCTTACAGACGGACAGAAGGGTACCATCATCGTGGAGCAGACCCCGTTTTACGGAACCATGGGCGGCCAGCAGGGAGATACAGGTGTTATTTCCAATGAAAACGGCTCCTTTAAGGTAGAGGATACCATACATCTTCAGGGCGGCAAGGTAGGCCATGTGGGAGTCATGACAAAAGGCATGTTCCAGGTAGGGGAAACCGTGACCCTGTCTGTCTGCGCCCACAACCGCGCTCTTACATGCAAGAACCACAGCGCCACCCATCTGCTTCAGAAGGCTCTGCGCAAGGTATTGGGAGACCATGTGGAGCAGGCAGGTTCCTATGTGGATGCGGGCAGGCTGCGTTTTGACTTTACCCATTTTTCAGCCATGACACCGGATGAGATTAAGAAGGTGGAGGAGCTGGTGAACCAGGAAATCCAGGCATCCCTTCCGGTAGTCACCCAGGTTATGACACTGGAGGAGGCCAAGAAAACAGGAGCCATGGCTCTGTTCGGTGAAAAATACGGAGATAAGGTCCGCGTGGTGCGCATGGGAGATTTCTCCACAGAGCTCTGCGGCGGCACCCATGTGCTAAATACAGGCACCATTGCATATTTTAAGATTATTTCCGAGGCTGGTATTGCCGCCGGTGTAAGGCGTATTGAGGCGCTTACATCCGAGGGGCTTATGAAACATTATCAGGAGGTGGAAGAGGAGCTTCAGGAGGCGGCCAGGACAGCCAAGACAACACCGTCCGCGCTGACTTCCAAGATACAGTCCCTTCTGGAAGAAATTAAGACCCTTCACTCCGAAAATGAGAAGCTTAAGAGCAAGCTTGCCAATGACTCCTTGGGAGATGTTATGAGCCAGGTCAAGGAAGTAAACGGACTTAAGGTTCTGGCAGCCAAAGTAACCGGAGTGGACATGAACGGCATGAGAAACTTAGGCGACCAGTTAAAGGACAAGCTGGGAGAAGGCGTCATTGTACTGGCCTGCGAGCAGGACGGCAAGGTGAACCTGATGGCAACAGCCACAGACTCAGCCCAGAAAAAGGGAGCTCATGCAGGAAACCTGATTAAGGCCATAGCTGGTCTTGTGGGCGGCGGCGGCGGCGGCCGTCCCAACATGGCCCAGGCCGGCGGCAAGAATCCGGCAGGTATCGACGATGCTCTTAAAAAAGCGGTTGAGACAGTGGAAGAACAGACAAAATAG
- a CDS encoding lysozyme inhibitor LprI family protein, translating to MKEKRIWIVIGCILVIGTGVTHYTKYYVNSQGAAMMAEITAGAEETAASSFAPALGQLDTETGGADAGMAAGRAAPATPAERRMTGDAGPGNAASGNAASGDAGPGSADPGNAAYAAASAAEAAGAFPSDHAAPAMADAAEETMASDTAGSAGAGEGAAVSETASEKDMPISPLTGARTREYKASLIVDYRKRLEDLDTQILKMREEETDSNVYSIKTSAETELKLWEGELNSIYNALMEMLSQEDAAKLASEQQEWLKNRDARAAESSGRNSGSMEGISYAAALVSLTRDRAYELAGRYEEANGVFYEDEDSSQTALP from the coding sequence ATGAAAGAAAAAAGGATATGGATTGTAATTGGCTGTATCCTGGTCATAGGAACTGGTGTTACCCACTATACCAAATACTATGTGAACAGCCAGGGAGCAGCCATGATGGCTGAGATTACAGCAGGGGCAGAAGAGACGGCGGCGTCATCCTTTGCCCCGGCTTTGGGACAGCTGGATACAGAAACGGGCGGGGCGGATGCAGGTATGGCGGCTGGCAGGGCAGCGCCCGCAACACCTGCGGAGCGCAGGATGACGGGAGATGCGGGACCTGGGAATGCAGCTTCAGGAAACGCTGCATCGGGAGATGCAGGTCCCGGAAGTGCAGATCCTGGAAACGCAGCTTACGCAGCGGCTTCGGCAGCAGAGGCAGCGGGGGCCTTTCCTTCGGACCATGCAGCTCCGGCAATGGCGGATGCCGCTGAGGAGACGATGGCTTCGGATACTGCCGGATCCGCCGGTGCAGGTGAGGGAGCCGCTGTTTCGGAAACTGCTTCGGAAAAGGATATGCCTATTTCCCCTCTCACAGGAGCCAGGACCAGGGAGTACAAGGCAAGTCTTATTGTAGACTACCGTAAACGCCTGGAGGATTTGGACACCCAGATCCTTAAGATGCGGGAGGAGGAAACGGATTCCAATGTATATTCCATCAAAACCTCAGCGGAGACAGAGCTTAAGCTGTGGGAAGGAGAGCTGAATTCCATTTACAATGCGCTGATGGAGATGCTGTCCCAGGAGGATGCGGCAAAGCTGGCTTCCGAACAGCAGGAATGGCTTAAGAACAGGGATGCCAGGGCGGCGGAGAGTTCGGGCAGAAACAGCGGATCCATGGAGGGAATCAGTTATGCGGCCGCATTGGTCAGTCTGACTAGGGACAGGGCTTACGAGCTGGCAGGCCGCTATGAGGAGGCCAACGGGGTGTTCTACGAGGATGAGGATTCTTCCCAAACGGCATTGCCGTAG
- a CDS encoding YicC/YloC family endoribonuclease yields MLKSMTGFGRCENVTDEYKISVEMKAVNHRYLDLSIKMPKKFNYFEASIRTLLKKYIQRGKVDLFINYEDYRSGNMCLKYNRALAAEYMEYFYKMSDEFGIQNDVKVSALAKFPEVLTMEQVPDDEEHLWEILSEALKEAAVRFVESREIEGEHLKKDLLGKLDYMETLVDFIEERSPQILTEYRNRLEDKVKELLNNTAMEESRIAAEVTIYADKICVDEETVRLRSHIHNTRNGLLSGESVGRKLDFIAQEMNREANTILSKSTDLSISDKAIALKTEIEKVREQIQNIE; encoded by the coding sequence ATGTTAAAAAGCATGACTGGTTTCGGCAGATGCGAGAATGTGACGGACGAGTACAAGATTTCTGTCGAGATGAAGGCCGTTAATCACAGATATCTGGATTTAAGTATTAAGATGCCCAAGAAGTTCAATTATTTTGAAGCTTCCATTCGGACACTCCTTAAGAAATATATCCAGAGGGGAAAAGTGGATCTATTCATCAACTACGAGGATTACAGGTCAGGCAACATGTGCCTTAAATACAATCGGGCGCTGGCTGCTGAATATATGGAGTACTTTTATAAAATGTCGGATGAGTTCGGTATCCAGAACGATGTGAAGGTGTCGGCCCTGGCCAAGTTTCCCGAGGTGCTTACCATGGAGCAGGTGCCGGACGACGAGGAGCATCTGTGGGAAATCCTTTCGGAAGCCCTTAAGGAGGCCGCTGTCAGATTTGTGGAGTCCAGGGAGATTGAGGGAGAACATCTTAAGAAGGACCTTTTAGGCAAGCTGGATTATATGGAAACGCTGGTGGATTTTATCGAGGAGCGTTCCCCGCAGATTTTAACAGAGTACAGGAACAGGCTGGAGGACAAGGTAAAGGAGCTCTTAAATAACACAGCCATGGAGGAGAGCCGTATTGCGGCGGAAGTTACCATCTATGCGGATAAGATATGTGTGGATGAGGAGACGGTGCGTCTCAGAAGCCACATACACAACACCAGGAACGGGCTTTTAAGCGGAGAGAGCGTTGGACGCAAGCTGGATTTCATTGCCCAGGAGATGAACCGGGAGGCCAATACCATCCTCTCCAAGTCCACGGACCTTTCCATCTCGGACAAGGCCATTGCCCTTAAAACCGAGATAGAGAAGGTCAGGGAGCAGATACAGAATATTGAATGA
- the rpsU gene encoding 30S ribosomal protein S21, producing MSNVIVKDNESLDSALRRFKRNCAKAGIQQEIRKREHYEKPSVRRKKKSEAARKRKYN from the coding sequence ATGTCAAACGTAATTGTTAAAGATAACGAGAGCTTAGACAGTGCTTTACGCAGATTCAAAAGAAACTGTGCAAAGGCTGGCATTCAGCAGGAAATTCGTAAGAGAGAGCATTACGAGAAGCCAAGCGTAAGACGTAAGAAAAAGTCTGAAGCTGCTCGTAAGCGTAAGTACAACTAA